A section of the Triticum dicoccoides isolate Atlit2015 ecotype Zavitan chromosome 7A, WEW_v2.0, whole genome shotgun sequence genome encodes:
- the LOC119329886 gene encoding O-fucosyltransferase 7-like isoform X1: MALRRKGRSAGRRAAVRLWLLSLLGAGAAVTAAAALLTVALHVSASATSGSPYRLAKQPREAEELRWEQEFAPPQLASPHARKLDGAAEDAPEKRLWLPAPSRRFVPCVSPSLEYRRPEASRGYLLVHTNGGLNQMRAGISDMVAVARILKATLIIPELDKKSFWLDKSNFSDVFDEEHFIRYLANDVIIEKKLPKELVKAPKSVRYFKSWSGVDYYQDEISPLWEHRQVIRAAKSDSRLANNFLPPDIQKLRCRTFFQALRFAPPIEALGNLLVERMKAFGPYIALHLRYEKDMLAFSGCTYGLSETESEELAMIRGNTTYWKVKDIDPLEQRSHGHCPLTPKEVGMFLSALGYPSSTPVYIAAGEIYGGESHMVDLQSRFPILMNKEKLASAEELRPFSQYASQMAALDYIVSVESDVFIPSYSGNMARAVAGHRRFHGHRKTISPDRKALVHLFDKVDSGLLDEGKKLSQKIIEMHQKRQGSPRKRKGPVSGTRGSDRFRSEEAFYENPLPDCLCQSNDDSIVSI, from the exons ATGGCGCTGCGGCGCAAGGGGAGGTcggcggggcggcgggcggcggtgagGTTGTGGCTGCTCTCCCTCCTCGGGGCCGGCGCCGCCGTCACCGCCGCGGCCGCGCTGCTCACCGTCGCGCTCCACGTCTCCGCGTCCGCCACGTCCGGCTCGCCCTACCGCCTGGCCAAG cagccgcGGGAGGCCGAGGAGCTGCGCTGGGAGCAGGAGTTCGCGCCGCCGCAGCTCGCCTCGCCGCACGCGCGGAAG CTGGACGGCGCGGCCGAGGACGCGCCGGAGAAGAGGCTGTGGCTGCCGGCCCCGTCGCGCCGGTTCGTGCCCTGCGTCTCGCCGTCGCTCGAGTACAGAC GTCCGGAGGCATCGAGGGGGTACCTGCTCGTACACACCAATGGCGGGCTCAACCAGATGCGCGCCGGG ATCAGTGATATGGTAGCAGTTGCACGAATACTCAAGGCTACACTTATAATCCCAGAACTTGATAAGAAATCGTTTTGGCTCGACAAAAG CAACTTTTCGGATGTCTTCGACGAAGAACACTTTATACGTTATTTGGCAAACGATGTGATAATTGAGAAAAAGTTGCCAAAGGAATTGGTGAAAGCACCAAAATCTGTTAGGTACTTCAAGAGTTGGTCTGGAGTAGATTATTATCAGGATGAGATTTCTCCACTATGGGAGCACCGTCAG GTTATTCGAGCTGCTAAATCGGATTCTCGCCTTGCAAACAACTTCCTCCCTCCTGATATTCAAAAACTTCGCTGCCGGACCTTTTTCCAGGCACTTAGATTTGCTCCCCCAATCGAAGCTTTAGGCAAT CTTTTGGTGGAGAGGATGAAAGCATTTGGACCATATATTGCTTTGCATTTACGCTATGAGAAGGATATGCTTGCTTTTAGTGGGTGTACGTATGGTCTGTCAGAGACCGAATCAGAGGAGCTTGCAATGATCAG AGGAAACACAACCTACTGGAAGGTGAAAGACATTGATCCATTAGAACAAAGATCACATGGTCATTGTCCCCTGACGCCAAAGGAGGTTGGAATGTTTCTTTCTGCCCTAGGATATCCATCAAGCACCCCAGTTTACATAGCTGCAGGGGAGATATATGGAGGTGAATCTCATATGGTCGATTTGCAATCCCGATTCCCAATTCTGATGAACAAG GAGAAACTGGCCTCTGCTGAAGAACTGCGACCGTTCAGCCAATATGCTTCTCAAATGGCAGCTTTGGATTACATCGTTTCAGTAGAAAGTGATGTATTTATTCCATCATATTCTGGGAACATGGCACGGGCTGTTGCCGGTCATCGGCGTTTCCATGGCCACAGGAAAACAATCAGTCCTGACAG GAAAGCATTAGTTCATTTGTTTGACAAAGTTGACAGTGGATTACTCGATGAAGGCAAAAAGCTATCGCAAAAGATAATAGAAATGCACCAGAAGAG ACAAGGTTCTCCTCGGAAACGGAAAGGTCCCGTGTCCGGGACGAGGGGCAGCGATAGGTTTCGGTCAGAGGAGGCATTTTACGAGAACCCTCTTCCTGATTGCCTTTGTCAATCGAATGATGATTCTATTGTCAGCATATAA
- the LOC119333290 gene encoding 26.2 kDa heat shock protein, mitochondrial-like has translation MKIEHDGDKGGDVRDRVAEVERRRLGGGRNGKDWLGAVLGSWLAAVSGKDWLAAVLGGWLAAVLGDSADVLAPVGIPGCVDRLYALMEDGAAPPGLSSAAGAPRRGWWVDKDDEDAVYLTVLMLGLGKERVKVWAERNILVIKGGGEKAHRKGDSNPALSRYSHRIEMPAGEYKMDKIKAEMKNFVLKVTVPKLKEEERMDVFQVTIEYGGESSSRSGSSTHGRRIESSSGSGSVHGGWPAREDERCLVGVVTFGVFLPCFASSIVLDRGF, from the exons ATGAAGATCGAGCACGATGGGGATAAAGGGGGTGATGTCCGTGATCGTGTCGCTGAAGTTGAGAGAAGGCGGCTGGGAGGTGGGAGGAACGGGAAGGATTGGCTAGGCGCCGTCTTGGGTAGTTGGCTGGCCGCCGTGAGCGGGAAGGATTGGCTGGCCGCCGTCTTGGGTGGTTGGCTGGCCGCCGTCTTGGGTG ATTCCGCAGACGTGctcgccccggtaggcatcccgggATGCGTGGACCGTCTGTACGCTCTGATGGAGGACGGTGCCGCCCCGCCCGGCCTCTCCTCCGCGGCAGGGGCGCCGCGGCGCGGGTGGTGGGTGGACAAGGACGACGAAGACGCGGTGTACCTGACGGTGCTGATGCTGGGGCTCGGGAAGGAGCGCGTGAAGGTGTGGGCGGAGCGGAACATCCTAGTGATCAAGGGCGGGGGCGAGAAGGCGCACCGGAAAGGCGACAGCAACCCCGCGCTGTCAAGGTACAGTCACCGCATCGAGATGCCCGCTGGCGAGTACAAGATGGACAAGATCAAGGCCGAGATGAAGAACTTCGTGCTGAAGGTGACCGTGCCCAAACTGAAGGAGGAGGAGCGCATGGACGTGTTCCAGGTGACGATCGAGTATGGAGGCGAGTCGAGTAGTCGTAGTGGTAGTAGTACTCATGGAAGACGGATCGAGTCTAGTAGTGGTAGTGGTAGTGTTCATGGAGGATGGCCGGCGCGAGAGGATGAGAGATGCCTTGTTGGTGTGGTGACGTTTGGTGTCTTTCTGCCCTGTTTTGCTTCGTCTATCGTCTTGGATCGTGGTTTCTGA
- the LOC119329886 gene encoding O-fucosyltransferase 7-like isoform X2 — MALRRKGRSAGRRAAVRLWLLSLLGAGAAVTAAAALLTVALHVSASATSGSPYRLAKPREAEELRWEQEFAPPQLASPHARKLDGAAEDAPEKRLWLPAPSRRFVPCVSPSLEYRRPEASRGYLLVHTNGGLNQMRAGISDMVAVARILKATLIIPELDKKSFWLDKSNFSDVFDEEHFIRYLANDVIIEKKLPKELVKAPKSVRYFKSWSGVDYYQDEISPLWEHRQVIRAAKSDSRLANNFLPPDIQKLRCRTFFQALRFAPPIEALGNLLVERMKAFGPYIALHLRYEKDMLAFSGCTYGLSETESEELAMIRGNTTYWKVKDIDPLEQRSHGHCPLTPKEVGMFLSALGYPSSTPVYIAAGEIYGGESHMVDLQSRFPILMNKEKLASAEELRPFSQYASQMAALDYIVSVESDVFIPSYSGNMARAVAGHRRFHGHRKTISPDRKALVHLFDKVDSGLLDEGKKLSQKIIEMHQKRQGSPRKRKGPVSGTRGSDRFRSEEAFYENPLPDCLCQSNDDSIVSI, encoded by the exons ATGGCGCTGCGGCGCAAGGGGAGGTcggcggggcggcgggcggcggtgagGTTGTGGCTGCTCTCCCTCCTCGGGGCCGGCGCCGCCGTCACCGCCGCGGCCGCGCTGCTCACCGTCGCGCTCCACGTCTCCGCGTCCGCCACGTCCGGCTCGCCCTACCGCCTGGCCAAG ccgcGGGAGGCCGAGGAGCTGCGCTGGGAGCAGGAGTTCGCGCCGCCGCAGCTCGCCTCGCCGCACGCGCGGAAG CTGGACGGCGCGGCCGAGGACGCGCCGGAGAAGAGGCTGTGGCTGCCGGCCCCGTCGCGCCGGTTCGTGCCCTGCGTCTCGCCGTCGCTCGAGTACAGAC GTCCGGAGGCATCGAGGGGGTACCTGCTCGTACACACCAATGGCGGGCTCAACCAGATGCGCGCCGGG ATCAGTGATATGGTAGCAGTTGCACGAATACTCAAGGCTACACTTATAATCCCAGAACTTGATAAGAAATCGTTTTGGCTCGACAAAAG CAACTTTTCGGATGTCTTCGACGAAGAACACTTTATACGTTATTTGGCAAACGATGTGATAATTGAGAAAAAGTTGCCAAAGGAATTGGTGAAAGCACCAAAATCTGTTAGGTACTTCAAGAGTTGGTCTGGAGTAGATTATTATCAGGATGAGATTTCTCCACTATGGGAGCACCGTCAG GTTATTCGAGCTGCTAAATCGGATTCTCGCCTTGCAAACAACTTCCTCCCTCCTGATATTCAAAAACTTCGCTGCCGGACCTTTTTCCAGGCACTTAGATTTGCTCCCCCAATCGAAGCTTTAGGCAAT CTTTTGGTGGAGAGGATGAAAGCATTTGGACCATATATTGCTTTGCATTTACGCTATGAGAAGGATATGCTTGCTTTTAGTGGGTGTACGTATGGTCTGTCAGAGACCGAATCAGAGGAGCTTGCAATGATCAG AGGAAACACAACCTACTGGAAGGTGAAAGACATTGATCCATTAGAACAAAGATCACATGGTCATTGTCCCCTGACGCCAAAGGAGGTTGGAATGTTTCTTTCTGCCCTAGGATATCCATCAAGCACCCCAGTTTACATAGCTGCAGGGGAGATATATGGAGGTGAATCTCATATGGTCGATTTGCAATCCCGATTCCCAATTCTGATGAACAAG GAGAAACTGGCCTCTGCTGAAGAACTGCGACCGTTCAGCCAATATGCTTCTCAAATGGCAGCTTTGGATTACATCGTTTCAGTAGAAAGTGATGTATTTATTCCATCATATTCTGGGAACATGGCACGGGCTGTTGCCGGTCATCGGCGTTTCCATGGCCACAGGAAAACAATCAGTCCTGACAG GAAAGCATTAGTTCATTTGTTTGACAAAGTTGACAGTGGATTACTCGATGAAGGCAAAAAGCTATCGCAAAAGATAATAGAAATGCACCAGAAGAG ACAAGGTTCTCCTCGGAAACGGAAAGGTCCCGTGTCCGGGACGAGGGGCAGCGATAGGTTTCGGTCAGAGGAGGCATTTTACGAGAACCCTCTTCCTGATTGCCTTTGTCAATCGAATGATGATTCTATTGTCAGCATATAA